A region of the Candidatus Delongbacteria bacterium genome:
GCAAGGCCCTGCAGCACAACGGTCGCAGCCGCCGGATCCGCGGGGCCAGCACGCTGAGCCAGCAGGTGGCCAAGAACCTCTTCCTCTGGCCGGGCCGCAACTGGCTGCGCAAGGGGCTGGAGGCCGGGATCACCGTGGTGCTCGAACTGGCCTGGCCCAAGCGGCGGATCCTGGAGGTCTACCTCAACATCGCCCAGTTCGGCGACGGCGTCTACGGGGTGGGCGCGGCCTCGCGCCACCTGCTGCGCACGAGTCCCGAGCGGGTCTCGCGCTCCCAGGCCGCGCGGCTGGCCGCCGTGCTGCCCTCGCCGCGCCGGTACTCGGCGGCGCGCCCGGGACCCTACGTCCAGGAGCGGGCCGCCTGGATCCAGTGGCAGATGGGCCGGCTGGGCGGCCCCGCCTTCCTGGGCGACCTCGCCCCCTGACGCCGATGGAGTGGATTCTCACCACGGAGACACAGAGACACAGTGGGAGGGATTGACAAGGACAGCGCGTGATCCAGAGAATTGAGGCCGGCGGACAAATCCACCAAAAATTCTCTGTGCCTCTGTGACTCTGTGTTGAGAGAGATTCTCAGGATCCCCGCAGCTCCGCAAGGCGCGCGACGAACTCGGCGAAGCCCGCGCCGCTGCGGGCCTGGGTGAGGAAGGCCGGCTGGCGCTGGACCAGCTGCAGGAAGTCGCGCAGGTTGGCCACCCCCACGCTGGTCTCCTCCAGCCAGCCGAACATGGGCTCGTCGTTGGGGCTGTCCCCGCAGAACGCACAGCACTCGCGGTCGCGCTCGGGATCCAGGTCCAGGAAGTCCCGCAGGTAGGCGCGCGCGGCGCGCACCTTGTCGAAATCCCCGAACCAGCCGTTCACGTGGATGGAGCTGATCTTGGCCGTGGCGCCGTGCTCCTCGAAGATGGCCTGGATGCGCTGGGCCTCTTGCAGGGGCAGCCGCGGCACGTCCTCGCAGAAGTCCACGGCCAGGTCGTATTCGCGGTAGGCCTGGTCGCTGGCGATGCCCGCGCCCGGCACGCGGCGCAGGATCTCCGCCCGCACGGCTTCCAGGCGGGCCCGGAAGCCGGCCCGGGTGGCGTCGTCGTAGAGGAAGTGGTGGGCCAGCCGGCCGTGTTCCATCCGAAAGACCAGGCCGCCGTTTTCGCCGATCACTCCGTCCACGGGCCACATCCGGCCGATCAAGTCGCACCAGCCCGCCGGTCGGCCGGTGACGGGGACCACGCGCAAGCCGCACTCCCGGGCCTGCCAGAGCGCTGCGTAGGCCTCCGCCGGAATGCGGCCCTCGCTGGAGACCGTGTCGTCGATGTCGGTGAACAGGACCTTGAGCCCGCGGGCCAGTTCCCCCGGCCAGTGGACCAGGGGTTTCAGACGCCCGGTCACGCCGCCTCGCG
Encoded here:
- the mtgA gene encoding monofunctional biosynthetic peptidoglycan transglycosylase yields the protein MRQERKPAGGRLDWARRWLRRTLYVLGALTALLLLLVLVLRWAPPPTSSIMLQRRVEGLFREDAPPLRYQWVDLDDMSAQLPLAVIAAEDQRFPDHWGFDLESIGKALQHNGRSRRIRGASTLSQQVAKNLFLWPGRNWLRKGLEAGITVVLELAWPKRRILEVYLNIAQFGDGVYGVGAASRHLLRTSPERVSRSQAARLAAVLPSPRRYSAARPGPYVQERAAWIQWQMGRLGGPAFLGDLAP
- a CDS encoding HAD-IIB family hydrolase, yielding MTGRLKPLVHWPGELARGLKVLFTDIDDTVSSEGRIPAEAYAALWQARECGLRVVPVTGRPAGWCDLIGRMWPVDGVIGENGGLVFRMEHGRLAHHFLYDDATRAGFRARLEAVRAEILRRVPGAGIASDQAYREYDLAVDFCEDVPRLPLQEAQRIQAIFEEHGATAKISSIHVNGWFGDFDKVRAARAYLRDFLDLDPERDRECCAFCGDSPNDEPMFGWLEETSVGVANLRDFLQLVQRQPAFLTQARSGAGFAEFVARLAELRGS